The following proteins are encoded in a genomic region of Macrobrachium nipponense isolate FS-2020 chromosome 44, ASM1510439v2, whole genome shotgun sequence:
- the LOC135204331 gene encoding phosphatidate phosphatase LPIN1-like isoform X1 encodes MNYIGKFISNFKDFYNEINAATLTGAIDVVVVRQEDGTFLSSPFHVRFGKMGVLRSREKVVDIEINGEPVDIHMKLGETGEAFFVEELEEGVEISPLLGTSPLPESVLSGKHDLMKGEDARHAGDSGVDDMTFPSTDPSKADSKDDSPSSETITAGDVTESTITVQSDGMESENSFANNGKDTSEIGVIKIVRKNNIKREQRDMETQTDRPTLTVVISKKGDVNSALKKGVSSTSLVIEDAGPKRSVLINEGRGSKTDGEETVKNNKSIRRKRKKRYNGKKNRPKSSGSQSSDTSTTSEVADITAVLPESGIAPTTNQDGIFVMDDIESTDKFAPSSCTSTSHMAQSTSMPLLREKSREEVVSEWSGAMSRSMGPDFHPFSDTDLSPPPSPSTSRPPTPIKSDTEYEVERQRADFTDGSSQTDENKWYWTWGELPTPPPKTPTRSGSLSLKSDSAAPNAEKNGKTSKEEDDERSVLGSMFSFMRATKKARHNPESEGIYLDDLNLEELDPEVAALYFPRSFKVPEKQGYNSSFPSGGVKDDDAESGNGPSLPQSPHSVEGAIGCPKLCSDSDFEDSRHPIFDYKGYDDIAFSLCGRLHEYEGDFPESLFLQSIVTYDDFIENPQILDNPNLVIRYGGKYLNWMAASPQILSLVLFQRPVPQKLANQLYKEHMPKKEIRKRSESKGYSWFSWRRNNQAESEEMEKKENNASEKTEGAEIAREMRSTIPVSLSLPILFSTEHMQEAGAPAKQGCSIDPNVIEVTAAETQTSLPGTPKKKGHHDRRPGTDSSESEDQEEMKERQPSGERFKKSLRLTSDQIAKLNLREGSNEALFSVTTAYQGTTRCKCHIFLWNHDAKIVVSDIDGTITKSDVLGHLLPILGKDWAQSGVAQLFTKIKNNGYHFLYLSARAIGQARITRDYLRSIKQGDLSLPDGPLLLNPTSLVQAFHREVIEKKPEEFKISCLRDIQALFAPERNPFYSGYGNRINDVWAYRAVGIPISRIFTINHRGELKHELTQTFQSSYVRQSKVVDEIFPPIEKTMVPRNLINFMYSDSECDESDTSDMFLDDNFDSDWEGFPTGIDLISLGS; translated from the exons ATGAACTATATAGGCAAGTTCATCTCTAACTTCAAGGATTTCTACAATGAGATCAACGCAGCCACTTTAACAG GTGCCATAGACGTCGTGGTTGTCAGACAGGAAGATGGCACCTTTCTCAGTTCACCCTTCCACGTCCGTTTCGGGAAGATGGGCGTCCTTCGCAGCAGGGAGAAGGTG gttgatATTGAAATTAATGGAGAGCCTGTCGACATTCACATGAAACTTGGAGAGACAGGAGAGGCATTCTTTGTGGAAGAGTTAGAGGAAGGAGTGGAAATCAGCCCTCTTCTAGGAACTTCTCCTCTTCCAGAATCTGTTCTGAGTGGAAAACATGACCTCATGAAAGGTGAAGATGCGAGACACGCTGGTGACTCTGGCGTCGATGACATGACTTTTCCTTCGACCGATCCCTCTAAGGCGGATAGCAAAGATGACTCACCGTCATCAGAGACCATCACTGCAGGGGATGTTACAGAGTCAACTATAACAGTGCAGTCTGATGGAATGGAAAGTGAAAACAGTTTTGCCAACAATGGCAAGGACACCAGTGAGATCGGAGTGATCAAAATAGTCCGCAAGAATAACATCAAACGGGAACAGAGGGACATGGAGACTCAGACGGACAGGCCAACCTTGACAGTAGTCATTTCCAAGAAGGGGGATGTCAACAGTGCCCTCAAAAAGGGAGTGTCATCGACGTCTCTTGTCATTGAAGATGCTGGGCCGAAACGCAGCGTCTTGATCAATGAAGGCAGGGGCAGTAAAACCGATGGTGAAGAAACTGTCAAGA ACAACAAGAGCATCCGCCGGAAGCGCAAAAAGCGCTACAATGGAAAGAAGAATAGACCCAAAAGCTCTGGCAGTCAGTCAAGTGACACTTCGACCACCAGTGAAGTTGCAGACATAACAGCTGTGCTTCCAGAATCAGGAATAGCACCAACAACTAATCAGGATGGAATTTTTGTAATGGATGACATAGAGTCTACAGATAAG TTTGCTCCAAGTTCCTGTACTTCCACCTCTCACATGGCACAGTCAACATCGATGCCGCTGCTCCGAGAAAAGTCCCGGGAAGAGGTAGTCAGCGAGTGGAGTGGGGCAATGTCGCGGTCTATGGGTCCTGATTTTCATCCGTTTAGTGATACAGATCTCAGTCCTCCTCccag CCCATCAACCTCAAGACCTCCAACTCCCATCAAATCTGACACAGAATATGAGGTTGAGAGGCAGAGGGCAGATTTTACGGATGGCTCTAGCCAAACGGATGAAAATAAGTGGTACTGGACTTGGGGTGAATTGCCAACTCCACCGCCAAAGACGCCCACCAGATCAGGTAGTTTGTCGCTGAAGTCTGATTCTGCAGCCCCAAATGCTGAGAAGAATGGGAAGACTTCCAAGGAGGAAG ATGATGAGCGATCTGTGTTGGGCAGTATGTTTAGCTTCATGAGGGCTACCAAGAAAGCTCGCCATAATCCAGAAAGCGAAGGTATATACCTTGATGATCTCAACTTGGAAGAGCTTGATCCTGAAGTGGCAGCATTGTATTTTCCACGTAGCTTCAAAGTTCCAGAAAAACAAGGCTACAACAGCAGTTTCCCATCGG GAGGCGTCAAGGATGATGATGCAGAGTCAGGGAACGGACCTTCCTTACCACAATCGCCACATAGTGTTGAAGGAGCCATTGGATGTCCCAAGCTGTGTAGTGATTCTGATTTTGAAGACTCTAGACATCCAATCTTTGATTATAA AGGTTATGATGACATTGCATTCTCGCTTTGCGGACGTTTGCATGAATATGAAGGAGACTTTCCCGAGAGTTTGTTCTTGCAAAGTATTGTCACGTATGATGACTTCATTGAAAACCCTCAGATTCTCGACAACCCCAATCTGGTTATCAGGTATGGGGGCAAGTACCTTAATTGGATGGCAGCATCTCCACAGATCCTGTCACTGGTTCTCTTCCAGCGACCAGTTCCTCAG AAATTAGCCAATCAGCTTTACAAGGAACATATGCCAAAGAAAGAGATACGGAAAAGATCCGAATCTAAAGGTTATTCATGGTTCTCATGGAGGCGTAACAACCAAGCTGAATCAGAAgagatggaaaagaaagaaaacaatgcaTCTGAGAAGACTGAAGGGGCTGAAATAGCAAGAGAG ATGCGTTCCACGatccctgtctccctctctctcccaatATTATTCAGTACTGAG CACATGCAAGAGGCTGGTGCTCCTGCCAAACAAGGGTGTAGCATTGATCCAAATGTTATTGAAGTAACAGCAGCTGAAACCCAAACCAGCTTACCTGGTACACCAAAGAAAAAGGGTCACCATGACAGGAGACCAGGTACTGATTCTTCAGAGTCTGAGGaccaagaagaaatgaaagaaaggcaGCCATCTGGAGAACGTTTCAAGAAGAGTCTGAGGTTAACATCTGATCAGATT gctaagCTCAATCTCCGTGAAGGCAGCAATGAGGCGTTGTTCTCAGTGACAACAGCTTACCAGGGTACTACTAGATGCAAGTGCCATATCTTCTTATGGAATCATGATGCCAAGATTGTTGTATCGGATATTGATGGTACCATAACAAAATCAGATGTTCTGGGTCATCTACTGCCTATCCTTGGCAAAGACTGGGCTCAGAGCGGTGTAGCTCAGCTCTTCACGAAGATCAAGAATAATGGATACCACTTCCTTTACCTTTCAGCCAGAGCTATTG GGCAAGCTAGGATTACTCGTGACTACCTAAGATCCATCAAGCAAGGGGATCTGTCGTTGCCAGATGGGCCTCTTCTTTTAAATCCTACCTCACTTGTTCAGGCCTTCCACCGTGAAGTGATAGAGAAGAAGCCTGAGGAATTCAAAATTTCTTGTCTCAGAGATATTCAGGCTCTGTTTGCACCTGAGAGAAATCCATTCTACTCAggatatggaaataggattaat gatgtcTGGGCATATCGTGCTGTTGGTATCCCTATTTCCCgcatattcaccataaatcatcgGGGAGAACTGAAGCATGAACTGACGCAAACATTCCAGTCCTC TTACGTTCGTCAAAGCAAAGTAGTTGATGAGATATTTCCTCCCATTGAGAAGACAATGGTTCCTAGAAATCTCATTAACTTTATGTACAGTGATAGTGAATGCGATGAAAGTGACACCAGTGATATGTTCTTAGATGATAATTTTGACAGTGATTGGGAAGGATTCCCTACTGGTATAGATTTAATCTCTCTAGGATCCTAA
- the LOC135204331 gene encoding phosphatidate phosphatase LPIN3-like isoform X5, with amino-acid sequence MNYIGKFISNFKDFYNEINAATLTGAIDVVVVRQEDGTFLSSPFHVRFGKMGVLRSREKVVDIEINGEPVDIHMKLGETGEAFFVEELEEGVEISPLLGTSPLPESVLSGKHDLMKGEDARHAGDSGVDDMTFPSTDPSKADSKDDSPSSETITAGDVTESTITVQSDGMESENSFANNGKDTSEIGVIKIVRKNNIKREQRDMETQTDRPTLTVVISKKGDVNSALKKGVSSTSLVIEDAGPKRSVLINEGRGSKTDGEETVKNNKSIRRKRKKRYNGKKNRPKSSGSQSSDTSTTSEVADITAVLPESGIAPTTNQDGIFVMDDIESTDKFAPSSCTSTSHMAQSTSMPLLREKSREEVVSEWSGAMSRSMGPDFHPFSDTDLSPPPSPSTSRPPTPIKSDTEYEVERQRADFTDGSSQTDENKWYWTWGELPTPPPKTPTRSGSLSLKSDSAAPNAEKNGKTSKEEGGVKDDDAESGNGPSLPQSPHSVEGAIGCPKLCSDSDFEDSRHPIFDYKGYDDIAFSLCGRLHEYEGDFPESLFLQSIVTYDDFIENPQILDNPNLVIRYGGKYLNWMAASPQILSLVLFQRPVPQKLANQLYKEHMPKKEIRKRSESKGYSWFSWRRNNQAESEEMEKKENNASEKTEGAEIAREMRSTIPVSLSLPILFSTEHMQEAGAPAKQGCSIDPNVIEVTAAETQTSLPGTPKKKGHHDRRPGTDSSESEDQEEMKERQPSGERFKKSLRLTSDQIAKLNLREGSNEALFSVTTAYQGTTRCKCHIFLWNHDAKIVVSDIDGTITKSDVLGHLLPILGKDWAQSGVAQLFTKIKNNGYHFLYLSARAIGQARITRDYLRSIKQGDLSLPDGPLLLNPTSLVQAFHREVIEKKPEEFKISCLRDIQALFAPERNPFYSGYGNRINDVWAYRAVGIPISRIFTINHRGELKHELTQTFQSSYVRQSKVVDEIFPPIEKTMVPRNLINFMYSDSECDESDTSDMFLDDNFDSDWEGFPTGIDLISLGS; translated from the exons ATGAACTATATAGGCAAGTTCATCTCTAACTTCAAGGATTTCTACAATGAGATCAACGCAGCCACTTTAACAG GTGCCATAGACGTCGTGGTTGTCAGACAGGAAGATGGCACCTTTCTCAGTTCACCCTTCCACGTCCGTTTCGGGAAGATGGGCGTCCTTCGCAGCAGGGAGAAGGTG gttgatATTGAAATTAATGGAGAGCCTGTCGACATTCACATGAAACTTGGAGAGACAGGAGAGGCATTCTTTGTGGAAGAGTTAGAGGAAGGAGTGGAAATCAGCCCTCTTCTAGGAACTTCTCCTCTTCCAGAATCTGTTCTGAGTGGAAAACATGACCTCATGAAAGGTGAAGATGCGAGACACGCTGGTGACTCTGGCGTCGATGACATGACTTTTCCTTCGACCGATCCCTCTAAGGCGGATAGCAAAGATGACTCACCGTCATCAGAGACCATCACTGCAGGGGATGTTACAGAGTCAACTATAACAGTGCAGTCTGATGGAATGGAAAGTGAAAACAGTTTTGCCAACAATGGCAAGGACACCAGTGAGATCGGAGTGATCAAAATAGTCCGCAAGAATAACATCAAACGGGAACAGAGGGACATGGAGACTCAGACGGACAGGCCAACCTTGACAGTAGTCATTTCCAAGAAGGGGGATGTCAACAGTGCCCTCAAAAAGGGAGTGTCATCGACGTCTCTTGTCATTGAAGATGCTGGGCCGAAACGCAGCGTCTTGATCAATGAAGGCAGGGGCAGTAAAACCGATGGTGAAGAAACTGTCAAGA ACAACAAGAGCATCCGCCGGAAGCGCAAAAAGCGCTACAATGGAAAGAAGAATAGACCCAAAAGCTCTGGCAGTCAGTCAAGTGACACTTCGACCACCAGTGAAGTTGCAGACATAACAGCTGTGCTTCCAGAATCAGGAATAGCACCAACAACTAATCAGGATGGAATTTTTGTAATGGATGACATAGAGTCTACAGATAAG TTTGCTCCAAGTTCCTGTACTTCCACCTCTCACATGGCACAGTCAACATCGATGCCGCTGCTCCGAGAAAAGTCCCGGGAAGAGGTAGTCAGCGAGTGGAGTGGGGCAATGTCGCGGTCTATGGGTCCTGATTTTCATCCGTTTAGTGATACAGATCTCAGTCCTCCTCccag CCCATCAACCTCAAGACCTCCAACTCCCATCAAATCTGACACAGAATATGAGGTTGAGAGGCAGAGGGCAGATTTTACGGATGGCTCTAGCCAAACGGATGAAAATAAGTGGTACTGGACTTGGGGTGAATTGCCAACTCCACCGCCAAAGACGCCCACCAGATCAGGTAGTTTGTCGCTGAAGTCTGATTCTGCAGCCCCAAATGCTGAGAAGAATGGGAAGACTTCCAAGGAGGAAG GAGGCGTCAAGGATGATGATGCAGAGTCAGGGAACGGACCTTCCTTACCACAATCGCCACATAGTGTTGAAGGAGCCATTGGATGTCCCAAGCTGTGTAGTGATTCTGATTTTGAAGACTCTAGACATCCAATCTTTGATTATAA AGGTTATGATGACATTGCATTCTCGCTTTGCGGACGTTTGCATGAATATGAAGGAGACTTTCCCGAGAGTTTGTTCTTGCAAAGTATTGTCACGTATGATGACTTCATTGAAAACCCTCAGATTCTCGACAACCCCAATCTGGTTATCAGGTATGGGGGCAAGTACCTTAATTGGATGGCAGCATCTCCACAGATCCTGTCACTGGTTCTCTTCCAGCGACCAGTTCCTCAG AAATTAGCCAATCAGCTTTACAAGGAACATATGCCAAAGAAAGAGATACGGAAAAGATCCGAATCTAAAGGTTATTCATGGTTCTCATGGAGGCGTAACAACCAAGCTGAATCAGAAgagatggaaaagaaagaaaacaatgcaTCTGAGAAGACTGAAGGGGCTGAAATAGCAAGAGAG ATGCGTTCCACGatccctgtctccctctctctcccaatATTATTCAGTACTGAG CACATGCAAGAGGCTGGTGCTCCTGCCAAACAAGGGTGTAGCATTGATCCAAATGTTATTGAAGTAACAGCAGCTGAAACCCAAACCAGCTTACCTGGTACACCAAAGAAAAAGGGTCACCATGACAGGAGACCAGGTACTGATTCTTCAGAGTCTGAGGaccaagaagaaatgaaagaaaggcaGCCATCTGGAGAACGTTTCAAGAAGAGTCTGAGGTTAACATCTGATCAGATT gctaagCTCAATCTCCGTGAAGGCAGCAATGAGGCGTTGTTCTCAGTGACAACAGCTTACCAGGGTACTACTAGATGCAAGTGCCATATCTTCTTATGGAATCATGATGCCAAGATTGTTGTATCGGATATTGATGGTACCATAACAAAATCAGATGTTCTGGGTCATCTACTGCCTATCCTTGGCAAAGACTGGGCTCAGAGCGGTGTAGCTCAGCTCTTCACGAAGATCAAGAATAATGGATACCACTTCCTTTACCTTTCAGCCAGAGCTATTG GGCAAGCTAGGATTACTCGTGACTACCTAAGATCCATCAAGCAAGGGGATCTGTCGTTGCCAGATGGGCCTCTTCTTTTAAATCCTACCTCACTTGTTCAGGCCTTCCACCGTGAAGTGATAGAGAAGAAGCCTGAGGAATTCAAAATTTCTTGTCTCAGAGATATTCAGGCTCTGTTTGCACCTGAGAGAAATCCATTCTACTCAggatatggaaataggattaat gatgtcTGGGCATATCGTGCTGTTGGTATCCCTATTTCCCgcatattcaccataaatcatcgGGGAGAACTGAAGCATGAACTGACGCAAACATTCCAGTCCTC TTACGTTCGTCAAAGCAAAGTAGTTGATGAGATATTTCCTCCCATTGAGAAGACAATGGTTCCTAGAAATCTCATTAACTTTATGTACAGTGATAGTGAATGCGATGAAAGTGACACCAGTGATATGTTCTTAGATGATAATTTTGACAGTGATTGGGAAGGATTCCCTACTGGTATAGATTTAATCTCTCTAGGATCCTAA
- the LOC135204331 gene encoding phosphatidate phosphatase LPIN1-like isoform X2, whose protein sequence is MNYIGKFISNFKDFYNEINAATLTGAIDVVVVRQEDGTFLSSPFHVRFGKMGVLRSREKVVDIEINGEPVDIHMKLGETGEAFFVEELEEGVEISPLLGTSPLPESVLSGKHDLMKGEDARHAGDSGVDDMTFPSTDPSKADSKDDSPSSETITAGDVTESTITVQSDGMESENSFANNGKDTSEIGVIKIVRKNNIKREQRDMETQTDRPTLTVVISKKGDVNSALKKGVSSTSLVIEDAGPKRSVLINEGRGSKTDGEETVKNNKSIRRKRKKRYNGKKNRPKSSGSQSSDTSTTSEVADITAVLPESGIAPTTNQDGIFVMDDIESTDKSTSMPLLREKSREEVVSEWSGAMSRSMGPDFHPFSDTDLSPPPSPSTSRPPTPIKSDTEYEVERQRADFTDGSSQTDENKWYWTWGELPTPPPKTPTRSGSLSLKSDSAAPNAEKNGKTSKEEDDERSVLGSMFSFMRATKKARHNPESEGIYLDDLNLEELDPEVAALYFPRSFKVPEKQGYNSSFPSGGVKDDDAESGNGPSLPQSPHSVEGAIGCPKLCSDSDFEDSRHPIFDYKGYDDIAFSLCGRLHEYEGDFPESLFLQSIVTYDDFIENPQILDNPNLVIRYGGKYLNWMAASPQILSLVLFQRPVPQKLANQLYKEHMPKKEIRKRSESKGYSWFSWRRNNQAESEEMEKKENNASEKTEGAEIAREMRSTIPVSLSLPILFSTEHMQEAGAPAKQGCSIDPNVIEVTAAETQTSLPGTPKKKGHHDRRPGTDSSESEDQEEMKERQPSGERFKKSLRLTSDQIAKLNLREGSNEALFSVTTAYQGTTRCKCHIFLWNHDAKIVVSDIDGTITKSDVLGHLLPILGKDWAQSGVAQLFTKIKNNGYHFLYLSARAIGQARITRDYLRSIKQGDLSLPDGPLLLNPTSLVQAFHREVIEKKPEEFKISCLRDIQALFAPERNPFYSGYGNRINDVWAYRAVGIPISRIFTINHRGELKHELTQTFQSSYVRQSKVVDEIFPPIEKTMVPRNLINFMYSDSECDESDTSDMFLDDNFDSDWEGFPTGIDLISLGS, encoded by the exons ATGAACTATATAGGCAAGTTCATCTCTAACTTCAAGGATTTCTACAATGAGATCAACGCAGCCACTTTAACAG GTGCCATAGACGTCGTGGTTGTCAGACAGGAAGATGGCACCTTTCTCAGTTCACCCTTCCACGTCCGTTTCGGGAAGATGGGCGTCCTTCGCAGCAGGGAGAAGGTG gttgatATTGAAATTAATGGAGAGCCTGTCGACATTCACATGAAACTTGGAGAGACAGGAGAGGCATTCTTTGTGGAAGAGTTAGAGGAAGGAGTGGAAATCAGCCCTCTTCTAGGAACTTCTCCTCTTCCAGAATCTGTTCTGAGTGGAAAACATGACCTCATGAAAGGTGAAGATGCGAGACACGCTGGTGACTCTGGCGTCGATGACATGACTTTTCCTTCGACCGATCCCTCTAAGGCGGATAGCAAAGATGACTCACCGTCATCAGAGACCATCACTGCAGGGGATGTTACAGAGTCAACTATAACAGTGCAGTCTGATGGAATGGAAAGTGAAAACAGTTTTGCCAACAATGGCAAGGACACCAGTGAGATCGGAGTGATCAAAATAGTCCGCAAGAATAACATCAAACGGGAACAGAGGGACATGGAGACTCAGACGGACAGGCCAACCTTGACAGTAGTCATTTCCAAGAAGGGGGATGTCAACAGTGCCCTCAAAAAGGGAGTGTCATCGACGTCTCTTGTCATTGAAGATGCTGGGCCGAAACGCAGCGTCTTGATCAATGAAGGCAGGGGCAGTAAAACCGATGGTGAAGAAACTGTCAAGA ACAACAAGAGCATCCGCCGGAAGCGCAAAAAGCGCTACAATGGAAAGAAGAATAGACCCAAAAGCTCTGGCAGTCAGTCAAGTGACACTTCGACCACCAGTGAAGTTGCAGACATAACAGCTGTGCTTCCAGAATCAGGAATAGCACCAACAACTAATCAGGATGGAATTTTTGTAATGGATGACATAGAGTCTACAGATAAG TCAACATCGATGCCGCTGCTCCGAGAAAAGTCCCGGGAAGAGGTAGTCAGCGAGTGGAGTGGGGCAATGTCGCGGTCTATGGGTCCTGATTTTCATCCGTTTAGTGATACAGATCTCAGTCCTCCTCccag CCCATCAACCTCAAGACCTCCAACTCCCATCAAATCTGACACAGAATATGAGGTTGAGAGGCAGAGGGCAGATTTTACGGATGGCTCTAGCCAAACGGATGAAAATAAGTGGTACTGGACTTGGGGTGAATTGCCAACTCCACCGCCAAAGACGCCCACCAGATCAGGTAGTTTGTCGCTGAAGTCTGATTCTGCAGCCCCAAATGCTGAGAAGAATGGGAAGACTTCCAAGGAGGAAG ATGATGAGCGATCTGTGTTGGGCAGTATGTTTAGCTTCATGAGGGCTACCAAGAAAGCTCGCCATAATCCAGAAAGCGAAGGTATATACCTTGATGATCTCAACTTGGAAGAGCTTGATCCTGAAGTGGCAGCATTGTATTTTCCACGTAGCTTCAAAGTTCCAGAAAAACAAGGCTACAACAGCAGTTTCCCATCGG GAGGCGTCAAGGATGATGATGCAGAGTCAGGGAACGGACCTTCCTTACCACAATCGCCACATAGTGTTGAAGGAGCCATTGGATGTCCCAAGCTGTGTAGTGATTCTGATTTTGAAGACTCTAGACATCCAATCTTTGATTATAA AGGTTATGATGACATTGCATTCTCGCTTTGCGGACGTTTGCATGAATATGAAGGAGACTTTCCCGAGAGTTTGTTCTTGCAAAGTATTGTCACGTATGATGACTTCATTGAAAACCCTCAGATTCTCGACAACCCCAATCTGGTTATCAGGTATGGGGGCAAGTACCTTAATTGGATGGCAGCATCTCCACAGATCCTGTCACTGGTTCTCTTCCAGCGACCAGTTCCTCAG AAATTAGCCAATCAGCTTTACAAGGAACATATGCCAAAGAAAGAGATACGGAAAAGATCCGAATCTAAAGGTTATTCATGGTTCTCATGGAGGCGTAACAACCAAGCTGAATCAGAAgagatggaaaagaaagaaaacaatgcaTCTGAGAAGACTGAAGGGGCTGAAATAGCAAGAGAG ATGCGTTCCACGatccctgtctccctctctctcccaatATTATTCAGTACTGAG CACATGCAAGAGGCTGGTGCTCCTGCCAAACAAGGGTGTAGCATTGATCCAAATGTTATTGAAGTAACAGCAGCTGAAACCCAAACCAGCTTACCTGGTACACCAAAGAAAAAGGGTCACCATGACAGGAGACCAGGTACTGATTCTTCAGAGTCTGAGGaccaagaagaaatgaaagaaaggcaGCCATCTGGAGAACGTTTCAAGAAGAGTCTGAGGTTAACATCTGATCAGATT gctaagCTCAATCTCCGTGAAGGCAGCAATGAGGCGTTGTTCTCAGTGACAACAGCTTACCAGGGTACTACTAGATGCAAGTGCCATATCTTCTTATGGAATCATGATGCCAAGATTGTTGTATCGGATATTGATGGTACCATAACAAAATCAGATGTTCTGGGTCATCTACTGCCTATCCTTGGCAAAGACTGGGCTCAGAGCGGTGTAGCTCAGCTCTTCACGAAGATCAAGAATAATGGATACCACTTCCTTTACCTTTCAGCCAGAGCTATTG GGCAAGCTAGGATTACTCGTGACTACCTAAGATCCATCAAGCAAGGGGATCTGTCGTTGCCAGATGGGCCTCTTCTTTTAAATCCTACCTCACTTGTTCAGGCCTTCCACCGTGAAGTGATAGAGAAGAAGCCTGAGGAATTCAAAATTTCTTGTCTCAGAGATATTCAGGCTCTGTTTGCACCTGAGAGAAATCCATTCTACTCAggatatggaaataggattaat gatgtcTGGGCATATCGTGCTGTTGGTATCCCTATTTCCCgcatattcaccataaatcatcgGGGAGAACTGAAGCATGAACTGACGCAAACATTCCAGTCCTC TTACGTTCGTCAAAGCAAAGTAGTTGATGAGATATTTCCTCCCATTGAGAAGACAATGGTTCCTAGAAATCTCATTAACTTTATGTACAGTGATAGTGAATGCGATGAAAGTGACACCAGTGATATGTTCTTAGATGATAATTTTGACAGTGATTGGGAAGGATTCCCTACTGGTATAGATTTAATCTCTCTAGGATCCTAA